A single genomic interval of Methylobacterium bullatum harbors:
- the hddC gene encoding D-glycero-alpha-D-manno-heptose 1-phosphate guanylyltransferase produces the protein MSDSPVSAIQRAFVLAAGLGKRMRPITATVPKPLVEVAGRALLDHALDRAAEAGIGEAVVNVHYLADLLEGHLARRATAPAIRISDERDALLETGGGVKKALPLLGTDPFLVLNSDSFWLEGPQPNLGRLIETWEPERMDILLLVAPTTTSLGYEGKGDFVMNAGGALQRRNEREVAPFIYAGVAILKPELFADTPDGSFSLNLLFDRAIERERLFGLRLDGQWLHVGTPEAIEAAEARVKASVQVQ, from the coding sequence ATGTCCGACAGCCCCGTATCCGCCATCCAACGCGCCTTCGTCCTCGCGGCGGGCCTCGGCAAACGCATGCGGCCGATCACGGCGACCGTGCCCAAACCCCTGGTGGAAGTGGCCGGTCGCGCCCTGCTCGACCATGCCCTGGACAGGGCGGCGGAAGCCGGGATCGGGGAGGCGGTGGTCAACGTCCATTACCTCGCCGACCTGCTCGAAGGTCATCTGGCCCGTCGCGCCACGGCGCCGGCGATCCGGATCTCCGACGAGCGCGATGCCCTCCTCGAGACCGGAGGCGGCGTGAAGAAGGCCCTGCCGCTTCTGGGCACCGACCCCTTCCTCGTCCTCAACTCGGATTCGTTCTGGCTCGAAGGGCCTCAGCCCAATCTCGGCCGGCTCATCGAGACCTGGGAGCCGGAGCGGATGGACATTCTGCTCCTCGTCGCGCCCACGACGACGAGTCTCGGCTACGAGGGCAAGGGGGATTTCGTCATGAATGCCGGTGGCGCCCTCCAGCGCCGGAATGAGCGCGAGGTGGCCCCCTTCATCTATGCCGGGGTCGCCATCCTCAAGCCGGAGCTGTTCGCGGACACGCCCGACGGTTCGTTCTCCCTCAACCTGCTGTTCGACCGCGCCATCGAGCGGGAGCGGCTGTTCGGCCTGCGCCTCGACGGCCAATGGCTCCATGTCGGCACGCCGGAGGCGATCGAGGCCGCCGAGGCGCGGGTGAAGGCGAGCGTGCAGGTGCAGTGA